In Deltaproteobacteria bacterium, a single genomic region encodes these proteins:
- a CDS encoding helix-turn-helix domain-containing protein, which yields MPKSIIRTYSRYSRDAAALLGSLIREARHERKLTAQELADRAGISRGLLQRIEKGNLKCEIGAVFEVATIVGVKLFDADERTLTKYLRQTTEKLALLPKSVRKKSKVVRDDF from the coding sequence ATGCCGAAGTCCATTATACGCACCTACTCACGCTATAGCCGCGATGCGGCTGCCTTGCTCGGCTCGTTGATCCGCGAAGCACGACATGAGCGCAAACTAACTGCTCAGGAATTGGCCGACCGCGCTGGTATTTCCAGAGGACTGCTGCAACGCATCGAAAAGGGTAATCTTAAATGCGAAATTGGAGCCGTTTTCGAGGTGGCCACCATAGTTGGCGTCAAACTGTTTGATGCCGATGAAAGGACGTTGACGAAATACCTACGGCAAACCACGGAGAAGCTAGCGCTTCTGCCAAAGTCTGTTCGAAAAAAATCCAAAGTGGTTCGCGATGATTTCTAA
- a CDS encoding APC family permease: MDAKKKKIGYWPVVAIGIGGMVGGGIFAVLGLSVQITHGAAPVAFLAAGLVALVTAYAYTKLSVAFPGQGGTVTFLDQAFGPGLFTGTANILLWISYIVMLSLYAFAFGSYAAALFPEGSRLLWKHVLTSMAVLGITGLNFLNVEAIGRAETWIVAAKVGILLFFIGVGAWSMDVSRMALHAWPQAGAIIAGAMVIFLAYEGFELIANTAGDVLEPDRILPLAYYSAVGFVILLYIMVAAVTIGNLPVAQIVDAKDYALAQAARPFLGSFGYLLITVAALLSTLSAINATLYGAARLSYSIAKDGELPEILERKLWNRPVEGLLITSGVTLLVANFFDLSSISTMGSAGFLIIFAAVNAANARLAVKTGSLRWVSVAGVVLCLGALFSLIRYTAKHSPAHVWVLVAMLCLAFAVEGAYRLWRRGNLLLERFR, from the coding sequence ATGGACGCAAAGAAAAAAAAGATCGGATACTGGCCGGTGGTTGCCATCGGCATCGGCGGGATGGTCGGGGGCGGCATCTTTGCCGTCCTGGGGCTTTCTGTACAGATTACCCACGGTGCCGCGCCGGTGGCCTTCCTGGCCGCCGGGCTGGTGGCACTGGTGACGGCCTACGCCTACACCAAGCTGTCCGTGGCGTTTCCAGGCCAGGGCGGCACCGTCACCTTCCTGGACCAGGCTTTCGGCCCGGGGCTTTTTACCGGCACGGCCAACATTCTCCTCTGGATCAGCTATATCGTGATGCTCTCCCTGTACGCCTTTGCGTTTGGCAGCTATGCAGCGGCCTTGTTTCCCGAGGGCTCACGGCTGCTGTGGAAGCACGTGCTGACCAGTATGGCCGTGCTCGGGATCACCGGTCTCAATTTTCTCAATGTCGAGGCGATCGGCCGGGCCGAAACCTGGATTGTGGCCGCCAAGGTCGGCATCCTGCTTTTTTTCATCGGTGTGGGCGCCTGGTCCATGGATGTTTCCCGAATGGCGCTGCATGCGTGGCCCCAGGCCGGCGCCATTATCGCCGGCGCCATGGTCATTTTCCTGGCGTACGAGGGCTTTGAGCTTATCGCCAACACCGCCGGTGATGTCCTCGAACCGGACCGTATTCTGCCTCTGGCCTACTACTCGGCCGTCGGGTTCGTCATCCTGCTCTACATCATGGTGGCCGCAGTGACCATCGGCAACCTGCCGGTAGCGCAAATCGTAGATGCCAAGGACTACGCCCTGGCCCAGGCGGCCCGGCCTTTTCTGGGGTCTTTCGGCTACCTGCTGATCACCGTCGCGGCCCTGCTCTCCACCCTTTCGGCCATCAACGCCACCCTGTACGGCGCGGCCCGTCTCAGCTACTCCATTGCCAAGGACGGCGAGCTGCCGGAGATCCTGGAACGCAAATTGTGGAACCGGCCGGTGGAAGGCCTCCTGATTACCAGCGGCGTCACCCTGCTGGTGGCCAATTTTTTCGATCTCTCAAGCATTTCGACCATGGGCAGCGCCGGTTTTCTAATCATCTTTGCCGCCGTCAACGCCGCCAATGCCCGCCTGGCGGTAAAAACCGGCAGCCTGCGCTGGGTGTCTGTCGCCGGTGTGGTGCTCTGCCTGGGCGCCCTCTTCAGCCTGATCCGCTACACAGCAAAGCATTCACCTGCCCACGTATGGGTGCTGGTGGCCATGCTGTGTCTGGCCTTTGCCGTAGAAGGCGCCTATCGCCTGTGGCGACGCGGCAATCTGCTGCTCGAGCGCTTTCGCTGA
- a CDS encoding HipA N-terminal domain-containing protein yields MISKTEKEAFVWIWLPNETEPIVAGRLEADNGNVLFNYGRSYLDRTIYSKPAIAIYEPELPLRAGVLPLPAGLAMPGCIRDAAPDAWGRRVIINKKFGLKGSSVDTAELDELTYLLESGSDRIGALDFQRSPTEYVPRTAANVNIEELIESAERVEKGVALTPELDQALF; encoded by the coding sequence ATGATTTCTAAAACTGAGAAAGAAGCCTTTGTATGGATATGGCTGCCGAACGAAACCGAGCCTATCGTGGCTGGACGGCTTGAAGCTGATAACGGCAATGTGTTGTTCAACTACGGTAGAAGCTACCTGGATCGTACGATTTATAGCAAACCTGCAATTGCGATTTATGAACCTGAATTGCCGCTTAGGGCCGGGGTGCTTCCCTTACCAGCAGGCTTAGCCATGCCCGGCTGTATCAGAGACGCCGCGCCCGATGCATGGGGCCGGCGTGTGATTATCAACAAAAAGTTTGGGCTTAAGGGTTCAAGCGTAGATACGGCCGAGTTGGATGAGCTGACCTACTTGTTGGAATCGGGTTCAGACCGGATTGGTGCGCTTGATTTTCAGCGTTCCCCTACAGAGTACGTGCCCCGTACAGCTGCCAATGTCAATATTGAGGAATTGATTGAATCTGCAGAAAGGGTTGAAAAAGGAGTGGCTCTCACGCCGGAATTGGATCAGGCGTTGTTC